The nucleotide window GCCTCGCGCCGGGGAGACCGCCGCGGCGTCCGTCGAGGACTGCCTGCACCGTCGGGTGTCGCTGCGAAGGGAGAATTGGATTCGGCACCGGGCGCCGAGCGGACGCGAGGGGTCGCCCCTCCGTCTCTACCGCGGGCCGGCGGCAGGGAAGGGGGGCCCGGGAGGCGGCGGCCAGACCGGCCCCGCCCAGGGTGCGAAGGTCTGCAGTTTGTCGGAGGTCGAGGGGAAGGCGGACTCCGCCGAGACGACTCCGATCCCGCGGCAAAGCACCTTATTGGCGGCCGCGGTCCCTGTGTCGTCTCGGCAAGCGCCGGCCGGAGGAGCCTGGCCGGGTTGCACCCGTCGCGCACAACCCGGCCCGGCAATCAGACCAGATCGATCCGGCCCCGAAAGATGAGAGTCGAGCGATCTCCGCTCGCTGTCTCGAGCACAACCGGCGCCTTGAAGTGCTGGACCCCCGGCTTCAGCGTGTTGTCGCCAACGGTGACGCCGACGAAGATGCCGAGCTCGCCGCCGCCAATCGCGATGAAGGTGAAGCTGATCGCACCGACCGAGAGTGAGCTGTATTCGCCGATGAAGATCTGCTCGTTGAGCGTGAGCTTTTGCCCGGGCCTGAGCGTCTTGTCCTCGAGGTCCAGGAGGATGCTTTCGTTGCGACCGCCATCCGAGACGTGGATGTTGCAGTCGAAGTCGGTCGCCACCTCGTCGCCCCGCGCGGCGGCGTGCTCGACCGAAGTGAGCTTCGCGGTGACAAGATGACCGCTCGGTTCGCTCGTAAAGCCGAAATCCTCGTTGAACCTTTCGACAGCCTGAAGAGCCATAGTTCTGTCCTTTCAAGAATGGTCCGCCGCCCGATTGCGGTCGGGACGGGCCGCAGGAAAACAGGCCGCCGTCCGGCGCCGCGTTATTCGTCCGTTAGTCGTCCGTCAGCGCGGCCGGACGCCGGCCCGATTCGACGCCGTCGGCGGTTCCGCGCGCGCCGGATTGGGCCTAGGGTTGGGGACTGATCCACGACACGCGATGGAGTGCCAAGCGATGACGGACGACGAAATCAGGGCGGACGATCTCGAGCTGCGGCCCGGCGAGATGCGGTTCCGCTCGGCGGAGGCCTACGGCCAGTTCGGCAAGCGGATCCGCCAGTGGGCGGAGGGTGGCCGCGATTTCTCCCAGCCGATCAAGATCGGGGCCTTCAAGGACGAGCTGGCGACAGGCGAGCCGCAGTTGCTCGAAGGCGAACACTATCGCCTGCACCCTGAAATCGAAGAGGTACGGCTGTTCCGCAGGACCCGCGAGACCCTCGAGATCGGCCTGCCATTGGTCGAGCGGCTCGAGCCGCGGGAGCACGGCGACGAGCTGGTCGCGCTCTATCCGGGTCTCACGCCGGACAGCCGCTGGGCGGAGGAGGTTATCCGGGTCTCGAAGGGCGACCGCAAGACGTACGACGACTTCATCGACGAGTTCGTCGGCTTCTACAGCTGCTCGCAGTGCGGCTGAGCCCTAGTCGTCGCTCGCCAGGTACCGGGCCCTGGCCAAGCCGTCGGCGAAGGCGGCGCGGACGGCCGGATCACGGATCGGGAAGGCCGAGGTGACCCAGGCGAGGATCGAGTCCTCCTCGGCGGCGCGCTCGCCCGCCCAGTTGGCGCGGGCCAGCTCCACGAAGCGCGTGTAGGCGCGCGCCGCTTCCGCCGAACGGCCGAGCCGGGTCAGCGCCGCCGCCTCCCAGCCGGGGATGTTGCGGATCGCCTCGCCGCCGTTGCGCGCCGCGGCGACGCAGCCGTCGTAGTCGCCGCAGAGGAAGCGGATCGTCGCGTGATAGCACCAGTCCCGCGGCGAGATCGTCCAGCCGAGCGAGATCGACTGCGCGGCGAGGTTCCGCGCGACCGCGGTCCGTCCGCCGAAGGCCAGGCCCAGCGCGGAGGAGATGACGACCCAGGCGTCGTTCGGGTTGGTCTCCTGCGCCAGCCCGAAGGCCAGCTCGGCCTCGTCGTAGCGCTGCGCCATGGTCAGCGCCCAGCCGCGGCTCAGGTGGGTCTGGGAGTCCATCGGGTCGAGGTCGATCGCCCGGTTGGCGAGCAGCAGCGCCTCGGCGAAGAGCGCGGGGTCGCGCCGCGTGCCGGGAAAGACGATGTTCCGGATGTTGTGGAGCTGGGCGAGGCTCGTGTAGGCGCGGGTGAAATCGGGCCAGTCCGCCAGGATGGCGCGGAACAGCTCGGCCGCCCGGGTCCAGCCCGCGGGGTCGAAGGACAGGGCCAGCTGCTGGCCCAGGAGCCAGCGGTCGATGGCGTCCGCGGCCGGATTGTCGCGGCCGGTCAGGCGGGCCAGGCGCGCCCGCGACAGGTTGAGGTTGAGCGTCGCCGCCATCCGCCCGGCCAGGTCGCCCTGGAAGGCGATCCAGCGGGTCCGCAGGCTCTCGGAGCGCTCGGTCCAGATGACCTCGCCGGTGGCGGTGCCGGTCAGCGCGACCGTGGCCGCGATGCGCGGGCCGACCTCCACGGCGCTGGCGCGCAGCGCGTAGGTCCGCTCGGCCCGGCCGTCCTCCGGGTCGTCGAAGATCCGCCATTCCCGGAAGCGGGCGAGCCGGGAGATCAGCTCCCGGCGGAAGAGCGCGACGAGCGGCCGGCAGGCCTCGGCCAGCCCCGTCGTGTCGAAGCTGCCCACCGAGATCTCGGGAAAGGCCCGCGGCTCATCGGCCGCGACGGGGTCGGGCGGGTGCTCCGGCGCGGCCACGGCCGGCATCTTTGGCGCCGCGGTCTCCGGTCGCGGAGGACCGCCGGGGCCCTCCTCCGAGGCCGCCGGGCGGTAATCGCCCATCTTGATGGCGACGACCAGGGCCTGCGTCTCGCCCGCAGGCTCCGTGTCGAACTCCCGCTCCAGATGGCGCCAGAGCCGGTCGTAGGTCTGCAGCGCGCTGCCCACGTCGCCGGCTTCGAGGTGGGCCGAGATGAGCGCGCGGGCGGCGACCTCGTCCGAGGGGTCGAGGATGACCAGGGCCCGGGCCAGATCGCGCCGCGCCCCCGGCGCCGCCGCCTCGAGCGCCGCCGAGAGCCGCGTCCGGAGTTCGTCCTCGATCTGGCGGCGGCGCAGGTAGAGCCAGCTCTCGAAGACGTCGCCGGGGACGGTGAAGCGCGCGAGGATGCGCTCGGCGAGGCTTTCCCCGGCGAGCAGCACCGGCGGGACCACGCCGGAAGCGAGCGCCGACAGCAGCTCCGCGACGTCGGTGCGCAGGGCGCCGGCCAGCGCCACCTTCTCCCGGTCGGCCTCCAGGCCGTCGTAGCCGGCGGCGCTCAGCTCGCCGCGCAGCTGGAACAGCGTCTGCCGCAGGTTGCGGCGCCCGCCGGCCTCGTCATGGTTTGGCCAGATCAGGCTGACCAGCCGCGCGCGGGTCTCCTCGTGCCCGGGGGTGAGCGCGAGGCAGGCCAGGACCGCCCGCGCGCCACGCGAGGAGACGGCGAGCACGCGGCCGTCGACCGAGGCCCGAAGGCTGTCGATCAGGGTCAGTCTCAGCGCGCCGGCCACGGTCATCCTGCTCGACATCTTCGCGTCCTCCGCCCGACGGAACCGCTCCCCTCAATAGAGCGGAATCTCGCCGACATATCGCCCCCCGCCTCCCGATTTTGCGACGGTCTCGCGCAGGGCCGCTGTGGTGATTCCCGTCGCATAGGGCTGCAGCTCGGGCGCAATGGCCTTGCAGGCCTTGAGCGGGTCCTCGGGCGACGAGAGGTCCAGGGCCGAGACCGCGATCCCCCGGGCCGCGAGCGCGCCGGCGGCCTGCCGGGGACAGGCGGGCAGCGGCGCTCCGCCCGGGCTCGCGGCCGCCGCCGGTCGCAGCAGCGGACAGGCGGGCGAGATCTCCGCGCGTGCCAACGCCCGGCGGTCGGCGGGTCCGAGCCGCGCCGCGCCCCGGGCGGCCCGCCGCCGCGCCAGCTCCAGGCCGAAGCGCATCTGACAGAGCTCCCGGTGGGCGGCCTCGACCGCATCGGCGACGCCGAGGCGGCAGGCGATGCCGAGGGCGAGGCCCCCGTCCGTCCGGCCCCAGGCAAGCGCCGCCATGACCGGGAAGCCGGGAAGCCGGGTCAGGTCCAGGAGCCGCAGCCCCTCGGTCCCCCAGCCCGGCCAGTGCCTGGCCACCAGGGCGGCGAAGCGGCGCGCGGCCGCTTGCGCCGGCTGGCGGGCGCGCCGTCCGCCGAGCCACCAATGCGCCGCCGCGTCGCGTTCGACCAGTTCCAGCAGCCCGGCGAGGCGCGCCTCCGCAAGGCTCGGCGCGGCGGCCATGCCTTCGGAGCGCGCCGGCAGGCCCGCGGCGCGCGCGGCGCCGGCCGCCCAGTCGCCGCAGCCGGCGCGGGACCCGAGCCGGGACGGCAGGCGCGCGCGGGCGCGGGCCTCCGCGATCTCGCCCGCGAGCCGCGCGAGCGCCGCACCCGGCGTCGGCCCGCAGCCGGTCGCGCTCTCGCCCCGGCCCGGCCCGGCCGGGACCAGGCCGCCGGCCAGGTACATGTCGCGCAGCCCCGGCAGGGCGAGGAGGAAGAAGCGCTCGGCGCGCGCCAGCACGCGCAGGATCCGACGACCGCCGACGCCCTCGCCGAGCCAACCGGCCAGGCGCCCGGCAGCGGCCTCGGGCGCCTGCCCGCCCCGCGATCGCAGCGCCGCCGCGGCGTCGCTCGGGGCGAAGCACCAAGCCTCCCGGTCTCCGCTGTCGTGCCGGCTGCCAGACATCGCCTTCCGATCCTTCGCTGTGGCCCTTCGCCGCGCGCCGGAGGCGGGCCGCAGGACGATCCGGAGGCGGATCGAAACCTCCCGCCCGCCGGCGCCTTCCGCGCGGGACAGGGCCGGGACGACCCGCCGGGGCCTGCGCCACCCCCGCCCGGGGCATTACGCCCTGAGGCCAGGGGTCTCCGCGCCGCGAAGCGCCCATAAGTCATAGCTTAGGACATAGTTCCCTACGCGAGAACGGCTAACTTGAGCGCGCCGCCGCTACTCCGCCGCCTCTCGCGCCGCCTGGGCGGCGGCCTCGATGCGCGCGCCCTCCTCGGGCGTGACCGCGCCCTTGAGGGCGGTGATCAGGGCGTAGTGCCGGGGCTCGCGGTGGCGGGCGAAGTTGAAGATGTGCTCCTTGTAGGAGCGGCCGAGGTCCAGGTCGCAGGCCGCGGCGATCAGCTCGTCGCCCTCGGTCACCGCCTGGGCCACGGTCTCGCCGCTGGGCGCGATGATCTGGCTGCCGGCGATGTGGTGCACGCCCTCCTCGACCCCGCCCTTGGCGACGCCGACCACCCAGGTGCCGTTCTGGTAGGCGCCGGCCTGCATCGACAGGGTGTTGTGGTGCCAGGAGGGCGCGTCGTGGTCGGGGGTTAGGGGGTGCCGGCTCGGCGTGTTGTAGCCCAGCAGCACCATCTCCACCCCCTGCAGGCCCATGACCCGGTAGGTCTCGGGCCAGCGCCGGTCGTTGCAGATGCACATCCCGATCAGGCCGCCGAAGCCGCGGAACACCCGGAAACCCAGGTCGCCGGGCTCGAAGTAGCGCTTCTCCAGGTGCTGGAAGGCGCGCTGCGGCTCGTGATCGGCGTGGCCGGGCAGGTGGATCTTGCGGTACTTGCCGAGGATCTCGCCCTCGGCACCGACCAGGATCGCAGTGTTGAAGCGCCGCTTGCGCCGGGTCTCGTCGCCGGGGATCAGCTCGGCGTAGCCCAGGCAGAAGCCCAGGCCCAGGTGCCGCGCCTCGTCGAACAGAGGCCGGGTCTCCGGCCCCGGCATCTCGGTCTCGTAGAAGGCCTCGAGCTCGGCCTCGTCCTCCAGCCACCAGCGCGGGAAGAAGGTGGTGAGAGTCAGCTCGGGAAAGACCACGAGGTCGCAGCCGCGCCGCTTGGCCTCCCGCAGGTGGTCGATGAGCCGCTCCACCACCTCGGCCCGGCCCTCGTCCCGCGCGATCGGCCCCATCTGCGCCGCGCCGACGTTGACGATGCGTGCCATGGTCTCCTCCTCTTCTCTGTCGGGCTCAGCCTACACCGCCTTCGCCGCCCGCACCTCCGCCGCCGTCCGCCCGACCAGTTCCCGATAGAGTTCCGGATCGGTGTCGCCCTCGGTCGAGAACAGCAGGACCCGGGACTCCGCGTTCAGGCCCATCGCTTCGGCCAGCTCGGGGCGGCGGCGGGCGCAAATCAGGGCGGCCAGGCCGGCGACCGCGGACTCGCCGGCGACCAGGGGCGGGTCGCCGTCCATCCCCGCCGCCAGGAGGCGCATGGCCAGGGGCGCGCTGGCGTCGGGCAAAGTCATAAAGCCCTCGGCGCCGTGACGCAGCACATCCCAGGCGATCAGCGAGGTCTCGCCCGCCGCCAGGCCGGCCATGACCGTGTCGAGATCGCCGCCGATGGTCGCCGCCCGGCCCTCGGCCGCGCTGGCGAAGAGGCAGGCGGCCCTCTCCGGCTCGACCACTTGGAAGCGCGGCCGCCGCGCGCCGAGGCTCTGCCAGAGATAGGCGCAGACCGCCGCCGCCAGGCCGCCGACCCCGGCCTGGAGGAAGACGTGGGTCGGCCCGGGGTTGGGCGGTCCCTCGCCCCACTGCTCCAGCGCCTCGGCCGCCATGACCGCATAGCCGGCCATGACGTCGCGCGGTATCTCGCGGTAGCCCTCGTAGGAGGTGTCGGAGACCACGGTCCAGCCGTTCCGCGCCGCCTCCTCGGCAGCCCTGTGCACGGAGTCGTCGTAGGTGCCCTCGACCCGCCGGACTTCGGCGCCGAAGCGGGCGATGGCCGCCTCGCGGCCGGCGCTGACGTGCTCGTGGAGATAGATCACGCAAGGCAGGCCGAAGGTCCGGGCACCCCAGGCGACCGAGCGGCCGTGGTTGCCGTCGGTCGCGCAGCAGACGGTCAGGCCGGCCGCGATCCCGGCGAAGCGCCCGGCGAGCAGGTCTTCGGTCGAGGGCGTCTCCCCGGTCTGGGCGGCGACCCGGGCGCGCAGCTGGCGCAGCACGGCGTAGGCGCCGCCCAGGGCCTTGAAGCTGCCCAGTCCGAAGCGCCCGCCCTCGTCCTTGACCGCCAGGCGCGCGATCCCCAGGACGGCGGCCAGGCCCGGCAGCCCGACCAGGGGCGTCGGCCGGTAGCCCGGCCAGGCCGAGATCTCGGCCCGGGCCGCCTGCCAGTCGGCGGGCCCGAGCACGGCGGCCGCCGCGGCGCCGTCGGGGCGGCCGCGCGCCGCCCCGGCATTGGCCCGCCAGGCCGGCACCAGGTCGGCGATCTCGGCCAGAAGGGCCCGGGACTCCTCGTTTCCTGCCATGCCGCAAGCCTCCCAGGCCACGGCCCCAGCGGTCAAGCCGCAAGCGCGGCCGCGCGGCCGCTGTCACGTTGACCCGCGGCGAAGTTCCGCGCTCTAATGGCCTGAGACGAGAACACAGAACCGGCAACAAACGGCTCGCCCGCGGACAGGACGGCCGCGGCGCAATTCTGCAGGACGCAGGGAGGGAGAAAACATGCAGACGCTGACACGCAGGACGCTCGTCCTGGCGGCCGCCCTGGCCGTACCCCTGGCCGCCCTGGCGGCCCCCCAGCCGGCGGCGGCCGAGAAGGTCTTGCGGGTCATCCCGCACGCCGACCTCAAGAACATCGACCCGATCTGGACCACGGCCTACATCACCCGCAACCACGGCTACATGGTCTACGACACGCTCTTCGCGATGGACGAGAACCTCAAGCCGCAGCCGCAGATGGTCGATACCTGGACGGTCAGCGACGACCAGCTGACCTGGACCTTCGTGCTGCGCGACGGCCTGAAGTGGCACGACGGCACGGACGTCACCGCCGAGGACTGCGTCGCCTCCCTGAAACGCTGGGGCGCGCGCGACGGCATGGGCCAGCAGCTCATGGAGGTCACCGAGAGCCTGACCGCGGCCGACGCCAAGACCATCGTCATGAAGCTGAAGGAGCCCTACGGCCTGGTCCTGGATTCGATCGGCAAGATCAGCTCCAACGTGCCCTTCATGATGCCCAAGGCCCTGGCCGAGACCGATCCCTTCGAGCAGGTGCCCGAGATCGTCGGCTCCGGCCCCTTCAAGTTCTCCAAGGACGAGTGGGTGCCGGGCTCCAAGGTGGTCTACACCAAGAACCAGGACTACGTGCCGCGCAGCGAGCCGCCCAGCGGCGCCGCCGGCGGCAAGATCGCCAAGGTCGACCGGGTGGAATGGATCTATATCCCCGACGCCCAGACCGCGACAAACGCCCTGATCAACGGCGAGGTCGACTACTACGAGCAGCCGCAGCCAGACCTGGCGCCGATCCTCAGGCAGGCGTCCGGCGTGGTGGTCGAGGTCAACGATCCCCTCGGCAACCAGGGCATGCTGCGGATGAACCACCTGCACCCGCCCTTCGACAACAAGAAGATCCGCCAGGCGGTGCTCAAGGCCATCGACCAGGAGGTCTACATGCAGGCCGCGGTCGGTGATCCGGAGTTCTACAAGGTCTGCTACTCCTATTACGCCTGCGGCTCGCCGCTCGAGACCTTCTACGGCAACGAGCTGATCGCCAACCCCAGCCTGGCCGACGCCAAGGCCATGCTGGCGGAGGCCGGCTACGACGGCACCCCGGTGGTGCTCATGCAGCCGACCGACATCCCCATCCTTTCGGCCTTCAGCCTGGTCACCGCCCAGCGACTGCGCGACATCGGCATGACGGTCGAGGTCCAGGCCATGGACTGGTCGACCCTGACCTCGCGCCGGGCCAAGAAGGAGCCGGTGGACCAGGGCGGCTGGAACATCTTCCACACCTGGTGGATCGGCGGCGACATCACCAACCCGGTGGTCGCGACCGGCATGTCCGGCGGCGGCATCGAGAAGGCCTGGTTCGGCTGGCCGGACAACCCGGAGCTGGAGAAGCTGCGTCAGGCCTTCGCCCGCGAGACCGACGCCAAGGAGCAGAAGGCGCTGGCCGACCAGGTCCAGGCCCTGGCCATCGACACGGTGACACACGGCAACACCGGCACCTTCTTCGTGCCGGTCGCCTACCGCGACAACGTCAAGGGCCTGATCAAGTCCCCGGTCCAGTTCTTCTGGAACATCGACGTGGAGAGGTAGACCGGGAACCGCAAAGACTCCGGGGCAGAGATCAAGCGAATGCGAGCAGCCCCCCTCACCCTCCCACAGCGCGATCGCGCTGTGGGCCCCTCCCTCTCCCTTGACCGGGAGAGGGTTAGCCGAGCGCACCAAGCCCCTCTCCCCCGGGAGAGGGAGGGGCCCGGCGCGAAGCGCTGGGAGGGTGAAGGGGCGACGTCTCCATCGCCCCCAGGGCGCTAGATGCTGGTCTTCGTCGCCAAGCGGATCTTCGCCACCATCCCCGTGATGGGGGTGGTGGCGCTCTTCGTCTTCCTGATGCTGCGGCTCAGCCCGGGCGACCCGGCCACCGTGATCGCCGGCGACTACGCCTCGCCCGCCGACATCGAGCGGATCCGCGAGCAGCTCGGCCTCAACGAGCCGATCTTCTTCCAGTTCACCACCTGGATCTGGAGCCTGATCCAGGGCGACCTGGGCATCTCGATCTTCTCGAACCTGCCGGTCACCCAGCTGATCGGCCAGCGCCTGGAGCCGACCCTGATGCTGGCGGCGACCACCCTGGTCTTCGCCGTCGTCGTCGCCGTGCCCCTGGGCGTGATCGCCGCCTGGAAGGCCGGCACCTGGGTCGACCGCGGGATCATGGTCTTCGCGGTCGCCGGCTTCTCGATCCCGGTCTTCGTCCTGGGCTACCTGCTGATCTACCAGTTCTCCTTGAACCTCAAGTGGCTGCCGGTCCAGGGCTACAAGAGCCCCTTCGAACAGCCCCTGGCCTTCCTGCACCACATCGTCCTGCCGACCGTGACCTTGAGCGTGATCTACATCGCGCTGATCGCCCGCATCACCCGGGCCAGCGTGCTCGAGGTGCTGGAGGAGGACTACATCCGCACCGCCCGCGCCAAGGGCCAGACCGAGCGCCGGGTCCTGCTCGGCCACGCGCTGAAGAACGCCGCGGTGCCCATCGTCACCGTGATCGGCCTGGGCATCGCCCTCTTGATCGGCGGCGTGGTGATCACCGAGAGCGTCTACAACATCCCCGGCCTCGGCCGCCTGGTGGTCGACGCCATCCTCAAGCGCGACTACCCGATCATCCAGGGCCTGATCCTGATGTTCAGCTTCGTCTACATCCTGATCAACCTGGCGATCGACATCGCCTACACCCTGCTCGACCCGAGGATCCGCTATTGACGGCGATCTACGATAGGGCCGGCGGCGGCTTGCGGGACCGGATCGCGGGTTTCCGGCGCGGCCTGCTGCGCCGCTATCCGACCATGATCTTCGGCGGTGTCCTCCTGTTCGTCATGGTGATCTGCGCGCTCTTCGCGCCGCTGCTCTTCACCGGCGACCCCATCGTCCTCAACCCGATCAACCGCCTCAAGGCGCCCAGCGAGCTGCACTGGTTCGGCACCGACATGTTCGGCCGCGACATCTACAGCCGCACGGTTTACGGCGCCCGGATCTCGCTGACCGTCGGCCTCCTGGCGGCCGGGCTCAGCGTGGTCTTCGGCCTGCTCTGCGGCCTGGCGGCCGGCTACATCCGCTTCCTCGACGGCGTGATCATGCGGGTCATGGACGGCCTGATGGCGATCCCCGGCATCCTGCTGGCCATCGCCCTGGTCTCGCTCTCCGGCGCCAGCCTCACGACGGTCACCGTCGCCATCACCATCCCCGAGATCCCGCGGGTGGTCCGCCTGGTCCGCGCCATCGTGCTCTCGGTGCGCGAGGAGCCCTACGTCGAGGCCGCGATCGCCGCAGGCACCCGGCTGCCGCTGATCCTGGTCCGTCACGTCCTGCCCAACACCGTGCCGCCGCTGATCGTGCAGGCGACCTATGTCTGCGCCTCGGCCATGCTGACCGAGGCTCTGCTCGGCTTCCTCGGCGCCGGCACCCCGCCGGAGATCCCGAGCTGGGGCAACATCATGTCCGAGGGCCGGACCTACTTCCAGCTCGCGCCCTGGATCGTGCTCTTCCCCGGCATCACCCTGGCGCTGACCATCCTGGCGGTGAACGTCCTGGGCGACGGCCTGCGCGACACCCTCGACCCTCGCATCGCCAAGAAGATGTGAGCGAGATGAGCGAGCCCCGCGCGCCCGTCCTCGACATCCGCGGCCTGACCGTCCGCCTGCCGGCCGACGCCGACCGCGAGCACGCGGTCGAGGAGGTCTCCTTCACGGTCCGGCCGCGGGAGATCCTCTGCGTGGTCGGCGAGTCCGGCTCGGGCAAGTCGGTGACCGCGCACACGGTCATGGGCCTGCTGCCGAAGAAGCAGCTCCGGCCGACCGCCGGGCAGATCCTCCTGCAAGGCGAGGACCTGCTGCAGAAGTCGGCCGGCGAGCTGCGCGACCTGCGCGGCGCGCGCATGTCGATGATCTTCCAGGAGCCCATGACCGCGCTCAACCCGGTGATGCGGATCGGCGAGCAGATCGAGGAGGTCCTGCAGATCCACACCAAGATGTCGGCGCGCGACCGCATGGCCCGGGTGATTGAGGTCATGGACGCGGTCAAGCTGCCCGAGCCCGCGCGCCTGGTCTCGACCTATCCGCACCAGCTCTCCGGCGGCCAGCGCCAGCGGGTCATGATCGCCGCCGCCCTGGCGCTGGAGCCGGCGCTGCTGATCGCCGACGAGCCGACCACCGCGCTGGACGTCACCACCCAGGCGCAGATCCTGAAGCTGATCAAGGACATCCAGCAGAGCCACGGCACCGCGGTGCTCTTCATCACCCACGACTTCGGCGTCGTCGCCGAGATCGCCGACCGGGTCGTGGTCATGCAGCACGGCCGGGTGGTCGAGCAGGGCGAGACCCTGCCGCTGCTCAAGGACCCCAAGGACGCCTACACCCGGATGCTGATCTCCTCGGTGCCCAGCATCACCCCGCCGGCCCGCGCCTCCAAGGCCGCGGCGCCGGTGGTGCTCGAGACCGATCGGCTTTCCAAGACCTACCGCAGCAGCGGCTTCTTCCAGAAGGCCCGCGAGGTCCGCGCCGCCCACGAGGTCGACCTGAGCGTGCGCCGCGGCGAGACCCTGGGCATCGTCGGCGAGTCCGGCTCCGGCAAGTCGACCGTGGCGCGCTGCATCGTGCGCCTGGTCGATCCCTCGGGCGGCCAGGTCCGGATCGACGGCGAGGACATCGCCGGCCTGACCGCGGGCCAGCTCCGCGCCCACCGCCGTGACGTCCAGATCGTCTTCCAGGACCCTTACCGCTCGCTCAACCCGCGGCGCACGGTCGGCGCCTCCATCGTCGAGGGCCCGATGAACTTCGGCCTGGCCCGCGCCGCCGCCCTGGAGCGCGCCCGCGACCTCATGTCCCTGGTCGGCCTCGACCCCACGGCCCTCGACCGCTTCCCGCACCAGTTCTCCGGCGGCCAGCGCCAGCGCATCTGCATCGCCCGGGCGCTGGCCATGGAGCCCGAGGTCCTGATCGCCGACGAGGCGGTCTCGGCCCTCGACGTCTCGGTCCAGGCCCAGGTCCTGGCGCTGCTCGACGACGTCCGCAAGCGCTTCGA belongs to Kiloniellales bacterium and includes:
- a CDS encoding diaminopropionate ammonia-lyase: MAGNEESRALLAEIADLVPAWRANAGAARGRPDGAAAAAVLGPADWQAARAEISAWPGYRPTPLVGLPGLAAVLGIARLAVKDEGGRFGLGSFKALGGAYAVLRQLRARVAAQTGETPSTEDLLAGRFAGIAAGLTVCCATDGNHGRSVAWGARTFGLPCVIYLHEHVSAGREAAIARFGAEVRRVEGTYDDSVHRAAEEAARNGWTVVSDTSYEGYREIPRDVMAGYAVMAAEALEQWGEGPPNPGPTHVFLQAGVGGLAAAVCAYLWQSLGARRPRFQVVEPERAACLFASAAEGRAATIGGDLDTVMAGLAAGETSLIAWDVLRHGAEGFMTLPDASAPLAMRLLAAGMDGDPPLVAGESAVAGLAALICARRRPELAEAMGLNAESRVLLFSTEGDTDPELYRELVGRTAAEVRAAKAV
- a CDS encoding ABC transporter permease yields the protein MLVFVAKRIFATIPVMGVVALFVFLMLRLSPGDPATVIAGDYASPADIERIREQLGLNEPIFFQFTTWIWSLIQGDLGISIFSNLPVTQLIGQRLEPTLMLAATTLVFAVVVAVPLGVIAAWKAGTWVDRGIMVFAVAGFSIPVFVLGYLLIYQFSLNLKWLPVQGYKSPFEQPLAFLHHIVLPTVTLSVIYIALIARITRASVLEVLEEDYIRTARAKGQTERRVLLGHALKNAAVPIVTVIGLGIALLIGGVVITESVYNIPGLGRLVVDAILKRDYPIIQGLILMFSFVYILINLAIDIAYTLLDPRIRY
- a CDS encoding ABC transporter substrate-binding protein; translation: MQTLTRRTLVLAAALAVPLAALAAPQPAAAEKVLRVIPHADLKNIDPIWTTAYITRNHGYMVYDTLFAMDENLKPQPQMVDTWTVSDDQLTWTFVLRDGLKWHDGTDVTAEDCVASLKRWGARDGMGQQLMEVTESLTAADAKTIVMKLKEPYGLVLDSIGKISSNVPFMMPKALAETDPFEQVPEIVGSGPFKFSKDEWVPGSKVVYTKNQDYVPRSEPPSGAAGGKIAKVDRVEWIYIPDAQTATNALINGEVDYYEQPQPDLAPILRQASGVVVEVNDPLGNQGMLRMNHLHPPFDNKKIRQAVLKAIDQEVYMQAAVGDPEFYKVCYSYYACGSPLETFYGNELIANPSLADAKAMLAEAGYDGTPVVLMQPTDIPILSAFSLVTAQRLRDIGMTVEVQAMDWSTLTSRRAKKEPVDQGGWNIFHTWWIGGDITNPVVATGMSGGGIEKAWFGWPDNPELEKLRQAFARETDAKEQKALADQVQALAIDTVTHGNTGTFFVPVAYRDNVKGLIKSPVQFFWNIDVER
- a CDS encoding YcaO-like family protein, coding for MSGSRHDSGDREAWCFAPSDAAAALRSRGGQAPEAAAGRLAGWLGEGVGGRRILRVLARAERFFLLALPGLRDMYLAGGLVPAGPGRGESATGCGPTPGAALARLAGEIAEARARARLPSRLGSRAGCGDWAAGAARAAGLPARSEGMAAAPSLAEARLAGLLELVERDAAAHWWLGGRRARQPAQAAARRFAALVARHWPGWGTEGLRLLDLTRLPGFPVMAALAWGRTDGGLALGIACRLGVADAVEAAHRELCQMRFGLELARRRAARGAARLGPADRRALARAEISPACPLLRPAAAASPGGAPLPACPRQAAGALAARGIAVSALDLSSPEDPLKACKAIAPELQPYATGITTAALRETVAKSGGGGRYVGEIPLY
- a CDS encoding BTAD domain-containing putative transcriptional regulator yields the protein MSSRMTVAGALRLTLIDSLRASVDGRVLAVSSRGARAVLACLALTPGHEETRARLVSLIWPNHDEAGGRRNLRQTLFQLRGELSAAGYDGLEADREKVALAGALRTDVAELLSALASGVVPPVLLAGESLAERILARFTVPGDVFESWLYLRRRQIEDELRTRLSAALEAAAPGARRDLARALVILDPSDEVAARALISAHLEAGDVGSALQTYDRLWRHLEREFDTEPAGETQALVVAIKMGDYRPAASEEGPGGPPRPETAAPKMPAVAAPEHPPDPVAADEPRAFPEISVGSFDTTGLAEACRPLVALFRRELISRLARFREWRIFDDPEDGRAERTYALRASAVEVGPRIAATVALTGTATGEVIWTERSESLRTRWIAFQGDLAGRMAATLNLNLSRARLARLTGRDNPAADAIDRWLLGQQLALSFDPAGWTRAAELFRAILADWPDFTRAYTSLAQLHNIRNIVFPGTRRDPALFAEALLLANRAIDLDPMDSQTHLSRGWALTMAQRYDEAELAFGLAQETNPNDAWVVISSALGLAFGGRTAVARNLAAQSISLGWTISPRDWCYHATIRFLCGDYDGCVAAARNGGEAIRNIPGWEAAALTRLGRSAEAARAYTRFVELARANWAGERAAEEDSILAWVTSAFPIRDPAVRAAFADGLARARYLASDD
- a CDS encoding ABC transporter permease codes for the protein MYDRAGGGLRDRIAGFRRGLLRRYPTMIFGGVLLFVMVICALFAPLLFTGDPIVLNPINRLKAPSELHWFGTDMFGRDIYSRTVYGARISLTVGLLAAGLSVVFGLLCGLAAGYIRFLDGVIMRVMDGLMAIPGILLAIALVSLSGASLTTVTVAITIPEIPRVVRLVRAIVLSVREEPYVEAAIAAGTRLPLILVRHVLPNTVPPLIVQATYVCASAMLTEALLGFLGAGTPPEIPSWGNIMSEGRTYFQLAPWIVLFPGITLALTILAVNVLGDGLRDTLDPRIAKKM
- a CDS encoding N-carbamoyl-D-amino-acid hydrolase; protein product: MARIVNVGAAQMGPIARDEGRAEVVERLIDHLREAKRRGCDLVVFPELTLTTFFPRWWLEDEAELEAFYETEMPGPETRPLFDEARHLGLGFCLGYAELIPGDETRRKRRFNTAILVGAEGEILGKYRKIHLPGHADHEPQRAFQHLEKRYFEPGDLGFRVFRGFGGLIGMCICNDRRWPETYRVMGLQGVEMVLLGYNTPSRHPLTPDHDAPSWHHNTLSMQAGAYQNGTWVVGVAKGGVEEGVHHIAGSQIIAPSGETVAQAVTEGDELIAAACDLDLGRSYKEHIFNFARHREPRHYALITALKGAVTPEEGARIEAAAQAAREAAE